One Pseudomonadota bacterium genomic region harbors:
- a CDS encoding NAD-dependent malic enzyme yields the protein MSEPVKFSSDMTPIRVTKRGYEVIRDPLLNKGTGFSGKERKALGLEGLLPFEIHDQDTQRERIYRRLSQLPNDLAKYESITALQDRNEHLFYTVLCAYLEELLPIIYTPTVGQATKRYSHVFRRARGVWITPKHRGRIREVLKNATHGRQVKLMVVTDNESILGIGDQGAGGMAISVGKLALYCAAAGIHPSTTLPVSLDVGTENASLLDDPLYLGWRHRRLRGEEYESLVEEFVDAVNEVFPNVMLQWEDFRKDNALAILDRYTHRIASFNDDIQGTGAVALAGIQSALRVSGQSLAAQRIVILGAGAAGLGIARQIKNGLAKAGLDADAQSAAVAVLDSRGLIVSDAPLRDEYKKEMAWSEEIAARYGLSDPSNRDLLSVVQNFRPTVLIGSSGQSGAFTQDVITTMASHTERPVILPFSNPNDLSEARPRDVYDWTDGRALVATGSPFADVTFNDRTYKVGQGNNAFIFPGVGLGALLCGATSITDEMISAAADALAQALTDDELDQGLLFPRVERLRAVSHQVACAVIREAVEQNVGAQPGDNIEAFVEAAMWKPLYREYVAE from the coding sequence TAAAGGCACCGGCTTTAGCGGGAAAGAGCGCAAGGCGCTCGGGCTGGAGGGCTTGTTGCCGTTTGAGATTCACGATCAGGACACGCAGCGCGAGCGCATATATCGACGCCTGTCGCAATTGCCCAACGACCTGGCCAAGTACGAATCGATTACCGCGCTGCAGGACCGCAACGAGCATCTCTTTTATACGGTGCTGTGCGCCTATCTCGAAGAGCTACTGCCGATTATTTATACGCCCACTGTCGGACAAGCCACGAAGCGGTATAGCCACGTGTTTCGCCGAGCGCGTGGCGTTTGGATTACACCAAAACACCGTGGCCGCATTAGAGAGGTGTTGAAAAATGCCACCCATGGTCGCCAGGTAAAACTCATGGTGGTCACGGATAACGAGTCCATATTGGGTATTGGCGACCAAGGTGCCGGCGGCATGGCGATTTCTGTGGGCAAGCTGGCGCTCTATTGCGCAGCGGCGGGCATACACCCTTCAACGACTCTGCCTGTGAGTCTGGATGTGGGCACCGAAAACGCTTCCTTGCTCGATGATCCGCTCTATCTTGGGTGGCGTCACCGGCGGCTGCGCGGCGAGGAATACGAGTCGCTCGTTGAGGAGTTTGTCGACGCGGTGAACGAGGTCTTTCCCAATGTCATGCTGCAGTGGGAGGATTTTCGCAAAGACAACGCGCTGGCTATTCTCGATCGTTACACCCACCGCATCGCGTCCTTTAATGATGATATTCAAGGCACAGGCGCTGTGGCGCTCGCCGGTATCCAATCGGCGCTGCGTGTGAGTGGGCAATCGCTCGCAGCGCAACGCATCGTCATTTTGGGCGCTGGCGCAGCGGGATTGGGCATCGCACGTCAAATCAAAAATGGCCTGGCGAAGGCGGGACTCGACGCCGACGCGCAGTCCGCTGCCGTGGCGGTGCTCGACAGTCGTGGGTTGATTGTGAGTGACGCGCCGCTTCGTGATGAATACAAAAAGGAAATGGCCTGGTCCGAAGAGATCGCCGCACGCTACGGCCTTTCGGACCCATCCAATCGCGATCTATTGAGCGTCGTTCAGAACTTCCGGCCGACCGTTCTCATTGGCTCATCTGGTCAGTCCGGTGCTTTTACGCAGGACGTGATCACCACCATGGCGAGCCACACGGAGCGCCCGGTGATTTTGCCGTTTTCGAACCCCAATGATCTGTCGGAAGCCCGGCCGCGTGACGTGTACGATTGGACCGATGGTCGAGCGCTGGTGGCCACCGGAAGCCCGTTTGCCGACGTGACGTTTAATGACCGAACGTACAAAGTTGGACAGGGTAACAATGCGTTTATTTTTCCCGGTGTCGGGCTCGGCGCGCTGCTGTGCGGCGCGACGTCGATAACCGATGAGATGATCTCAGCGGCGGCCGATGCCTTAGCGCAGGCGCTGACCGATGACGAACTCGACCAAGGGCTCTTGTTTCCGCGAGTTGAGCGACTTCGAGCGGTGAGCCATCAGGTTGCTTGTGCCGTGATTCGCGAGGCCGTTGAACAAAACGTGGGTGCGCAGCCAGGCGACAATATCGAGGCATTTGTCGAAGCGGCGATGTGGAAACCGCTCTACCGCGAATACGTTGCCGAGTAG
- a CDS encoding HAD-IA family hydrolase — protein sequence MSNRVDLSRIKALSFDLDDTLWAIMPIIHQAEKASRDWLLDHYPDTASFFATQSVLSLREAVLADYPDRHHDLSFLRKECIGRVLEDAGYTREGVDGAFEAFCYARNTIELFDDVVPFFDEFASRYVFLALTNGNASVARTPLKDTFDTYLNAIKVGAAKPEPIMFETALAAHTLAPDEMLHIGDDLYSDVQGAAQLAIPTVWVNRFGRPWLAESDVRPDFVINSLTQLGHILAATEQR from the coding sequence ATGAGCAATCGAGTCGATCTGTCGAGGATCAAAGCGCTAAGTTTTGATTTGGACGACACGCTGTGGGCCATCATGCCCATCATTCATCAAGCGGAGAAAGCGTCGCGCGATTGGTTGCTCGACCATTACCCCGACACCGCCTCCTTTTTTGCCACGCAAAGCGTACTCAGCTTGCGCGAAGCGGTGTTAGCCGACTATCCCGATCGTCATCATGATTTGAGCTTTTTGCGCAAGGAATGCATTGGTCGAGTGCTCGAGGACGCAGGCTACACGCGCGAGGGCGTAGACGGTGCATTCGAAGCGTTTTGCTACGCGCGCAACACGATCGAGCTATTTGATGATGTTGTGCCATTCTTCGACGAGTTTGCGTCGCGCTATGTGTTTCTTGCACTCACCAATGGCAATGCGAGCGTGGCGCGCACGCCGCTCAAAGACACCTTCGACACGTACCTCAACGCCATTAAGGTCGGCGCGGCTAAACCGGAGCCGATAATGTTTGAGACAGCGCTTGCGGCGCACACGCTCGCCCCCGATGAGATGCTTCATATTGGGGATGATCTGTATAGCGACGTGCAGGGGGCGGCCCAGCTCGCCATTCCGACTGTGTGGGTTAATCGCTTTGGCCGGCCATGGTTAGCGGAGTCGGATGTTCGGCCTGACTTTGTGATTAATTCGCTGACCCAGCTTGGCCATATTCTGGCCGCCACCGAACAGCGCTAG
- the rpoD gene encoding RNA polymerase sigma factor RpoD: MQPEQTNVTTDKQSQIKQLIANGKEQGYLTYGQINDHLPNDIVDPEQIEEIVNMINDMGITVYEKAPDADSIVLSDTAVNTDDDAAVEAAAALATADSEFGRTTDPVRMYMREMGTVELLTREGEIEIAKRIEDGLNQVRRAMGRFPSSIDFLLNAYQETVDGEGRLADIMTGFLDPHAPDEPIPPGGVQNDDDDEPDTGPDPAEVKRRFGKIKRLHNKILTNIENGEGSDPKTEKLRDQVVDELMHLKLAPKCSDALAEKVRYAIDEIRTHERQVMRYCVQQAGMPRRDFISSFPANETNLEWIDKHIRAKRKHSSILSKLKTDILRAQRKLVLIQEVSRMSINEIKEINRQMSIGKAKARRAKKEMVEANLRLVISIAKKYTNRGLQFLDLIQEGNIGLMKAVDKFEYRRGYKFSTYATWWIRQAITRSIADQARTIRIPVHMIETINKLNRISRQMLQEMGREPTPEELSERMEMPEDKVRKVLKIAKEPISMETPIGDDEDSHLGDFIEDTGADSPIMSATSEGLKETTHDVLAGLTPREAKVLRMRFGIDMNTDHTLEEVGKQFDVTRERIRQIEAKALRKLRHPSRSDQLRSFLLED; encoded by the coding sequence ATGCAACCAGAACAAACTAATGTGACGACTGACAAACAGTCGCAAATCAAACAGCTCATTGCCAACGGCAAGGAGCAAGGGTACCTGACCTACGGGCAGATCAACGATCACCTCCCCAACGACATAGTCGACCCGGAGCAGATTGAAGAAATCGTAAACATGATTAATGACATGGGCATTACCGTTTACGAAAAAGCCCCCGACGCCGACTCCATCGTGCTGTCTGACACCGCCGTCAACACCGACGACGATGCCGCTGTGGAAGCCGCAGCCGCGCTCGCAACGGCCGATAGCGAGTTTGGTCGTACGACGGATCCAGTTCGCATGTACATGCGCGAAATGGGCACCGTGGAGCTGCTCACACGCGAAGGCGAAATCGAGATCGCAAAGCGGATAGAGGACGGCCTCAATCAGGTGCGTCGCGCGATGGGTCGTTTTCCATCCAGCATCGATTTCCTACTCAACGCCTATCAAGAAACCGTGGATGGCGAAGGTCGACTGGCCGACATCATGACGGGCTTTTTGGATCCGCACGCACCTGATGAGCCGATTCCACCCGGCGGCGTGCAAAACGATGATGACGATGAGCCCGATACCGGCCCCGATCCGGCCGAGGTCAAGCGCCGCTTTGGAAAAATCAAGCGGCTGCACAACAAGATTCTGACCAACATCGAAAATGGCGAAGGCTCAGACCCCAAAACCGAAAAACTACGTGATCAGGTAGTCGACGAGCTCATGCACCTGAAACTGGCGCCGAAATGTTCGGATGCGCTGGCTGAGAAAGTGCGTTACGCGATCGACGAGATTCGCACCCATGAGCGTCAGGTCATGCGCTACTGCGTACAGCAGGCCGGCATGCCGCGCCGTGATTTCATCAGCAGCTTCCCGGCGAACGAAACCAACCTTGAGTGGATCGACAAACACATTCGCGCGAAGCGTAAGCACTCGTCGATTTTGTCCAAGCTCAAAACCGACATCCTGCGAGCACAGCGTAAGCTGGTGCTGATTCAGGAAGTGTCGCGCATGTCGATCAACGAGATCAAAGAGATCAACCGACAAATGTCGATTGGTAAGGCCAAAGCCCGTCGCGCCAAGAAGGAAATGGTGGAGGCGAACTTACGTCTGGTGATTTCGATTGCGAAAAAGTACACCAACCGCGGTTTGCAGTTTCTGGATCTCATTCAGGAAGGCAACATCGGCTTGATGAAAGCGGTCGATAAATTCGAATATCGTCGAGGCTATAAGTTCTCCACGTACGCAACGTGGTGGATCCGACAAGCCATCACGCGCTCGATCGCCGACCAGGCCCGCACGATCCGCATTCCGGTGCACATGATCGAAACGATCAATAAGCTCAACCGCATCTCGCGACAAATGCTCCAAGAAATGGGCCGCGAGCCCACACCCGAAGAGCTATCAGAGCGCATGGAAATGCCGGAAGACAAGGTGCGCAAGGTACTCAAGATCGCCAAAGAGCCCATCTCGATGGAGACACCGATTGGCGACGACGAAGATTCGCACCTCGGCGATTTCATTGAGGACACCGGCGCTGACAGCCCCATTATGTCGGCCACGTCCGAAGGGCTCAAAGAAACCACGCACGACGTGCTCGCCGGTCTTACCCCGCGCGAGGCCAAAGTGCTGCGCATGCGCTTCGGCATCGACATGAATACCGACCACACACTTGAAGAAGTGGGCAAGCAGTTCGATGTGACACGGGAACGTATTCGTCAGATTGAAGCAAAAGCGCTGCGCAAACTACGCCACCCAAGTCGTTCGGATCAGCTTCGCAGTTTCTTGCTTGAGGATTGA
- the dnaG gene encoding DNA primase: MGKIPQHFIDGLMARVDIVEVIGQRVPLKKAGREFKACCPFHDEKTPSFHVVPHKQFYHCFGCGAHGTALGFLMDYEQLSFVEAVEDLAGQLGMDVPREQGRRAPSQPEFDLYGLMDQASDFFQRELRDAPVAIDYLKRRGLSGKIAKRFAVGFAPKGWDGLLRHFDHIDNQHLETAGLIIEREESGGHYDRFRNRVMFPIRDPRGRTIAFGGRVIEDENPKYLNSPETPVFQKGRELYGLYEARQARFDLSTVLMVEGYMDVVALHEAGIGNVVATLGTACTRDHLVKLFRISQEVVFCFDGDNAGRKAAWRALETCLPEVRDGRTLSFLFLPDGHDPDSLVKEEGREAFERRVHQATPLSEFLINHLSADIDMSHLDGRARFAEAAKPLIQRVPNGIYRDMLIDSVARAASVSARTLTQHIPQQAASPSSARRPTPPKPEAPGKLSGYRKWVHAAIERIVHFPQIAARLEWPSKLEDLPIPGIPLLIEVLEELQESDIHNSAMLVERWRDRESKHYEYLMRIASKRSELEATEETGIEIAETFDRLVQTYEAEIRRDELQQLLYTGSITSEQNQELTQLNRFLARA; the protein is encoded by the coding sequence ATGGGTAAAATTCCTCAACACTTTATCGACGGCCTCATGGCCCGCGTCGACATTGTCGAGGTGATCGGCCAGCGCGTGCCGCTCAAAAAAGCGGGGCGAGAATTTAAGGCGTGCTGCCCGTTTCACGACGAAAAAACCCCTTCTTTTCACGTGGTACCTCACAAGCAGTTCTATCACTGCTTCGGCTGCGGGGCACACGGCACGGCGCTCGGTTTCTTAATGGACTACGAGCAGCTGAGTTTCGTCGAGGCCGTCGAGGACCTGGCCGGCCAACTGGGCATGGACGTGCCCCGCGAGCAGGGGCGTCGCGCCCCGAGTCAGCCCGAATTTGACCTGTATGGCCTCATGGACCAAGCCAGCGATTTTTTTCAGCGTGAGCTGCGAGACGCACCCGTCGCCATCGACTATCTAAAACGTCGTGGCTTATCCGGCAAAATCGCCAAGCGCTTTGCCGTCGGTTTTGCGCCAAAAGGCTGGGATGGACTGCTCAGGCACTTCGACCACATCGACAACCAGCACCTGGAGACCGCGGGGCTGATCATTGAGCGAGAGGAAAGCGGCGGCCACTACGATCGCTTCCGCAATCGCGTCATGTTTCCCATTCGAGATCCGCGCGGACGCACCATCGCCTTCGGTGGTCGGGTCATCGAAGACGAGAATCCAAAATACCTCAACTCACCCGAAACGCCGGTGTTTCAAAAAGGACGCGAACTCTACGGTCTATACGAAGCACGCCAGGCACGATTTGATTTGAGCACGGTGCTCATGGTGGAAGGGTATATGGATGTCGTGGCGCTGCACGAGGCCGGCATCGGCAACGTTGTGGCGACATTGGGCACGGCCTGCACGCGCGATCATCTGGTGAAACTGTTTCGCATTTCACAAGAAGTGGTGTTTTGCTTTGATGGCGACAATGCGGGCCGCAAGGCGGCATGGCGCGCGTTAGAGACATGCTTGCCAGAAGTGCGCGACGGTCGCACGCTGTCATTTTTGTTTTTGCCCGACGGTCATGATCCGGACAGTCTGGTCAAAGAGGAAGGCCGCGAGGCGTTTGAACGCCGCGTGCATCAGGCTACGCCACTATCCGAGTTTTTAATCAACCATTTAAGCGCCGACATCGACATGAGCCATCTCGACGGGCGCGCACGCTTTGCTGAGGCGGCCAAACCGCTCATCCAGCGGGTGCCCAACGGCATTTATCGGGACATGCTCATCGACAGCGTGGCCCGCGCTGCGTCCGTCTCCGCTCGTACCCTCACACAACATATTCCACAACAGGCGGCATCGCCCTCCTCGGCCAGGCGTCCCACGCCGCCCAAACCCGAGGCGCCGGGCAAGCTGAGCGGCTACCGCAAGTGGGTGCACGCCGCGATCGAACGAATCGTGCACTTCCCGCAGATTGCCGCCCGCTTAGAATGGCCGTCCAAACTCGAGGATCTACCCATACCCGGTATTCCCTTACTGATCGAGGTACTCGAGGAACTTCAGGAGTCCGACATTCATAATTCGGCCATGCTCGTGGAACGATGGCGGGACAGAGAGTCCAAGCATTATGAGTACCTGATGCGAATCGCGTCGAAGCGCTCAGAACTGGAGGCAACAGAAGAGACTGGCATAGAAATTGCAGAAACTTTTGACCGACTCGTGCAAACCTACGAAGCCGAAATTCGACGTGACGAATTGCAACAGCTGTTGTACACCGGCTCAATAACTAGTGAACAAAATCAGGAGCTTACACAGCTAAACCGGTTTTTAGCCCGGGCTTGA
- a CDS encoding class I SAM-dependent methyltransferase, whose protein sequence is MRMVILSLLALAAAAIIRKGLRYSHLSPLLPRKYNFGKRGVTLRETLRLLTERRCSVLVETGVARNGLEKTKGDGASTIVFALWAKAHDARLHTVDIDGGAIATAKTTLDSLHLTDCVKLHTSDSVAFLEAFDEPVDFLYLDSYDYHRHDTSIQQASQEHHLKEFKAIESRLHDGSFVLIDDCDLPAGGKGKLVIDYMLGRGWKMHLLKYQALLTR, encoded by the coding sequence ATGAGAATGGTGATCCTATCGCTGCTGGCTTTGGCCGCTGCCGCGATCATCCGCAAGGGCTTGCGCTACAGTCACTTAAGTCCTCTGCTGCCACGCAAATACAACTTTGGCAAACGCGGAGTAACCCTGCGTGAAACGCTGCGGCTCCTGACCGAGCGTCGCTGCAGTGTGCTGGTCGAAACCGGCGTTGCGCGCAACGGTCTGGAAAAAACCAAGGGTGACGGTGCCTCGACCATCGTTTTTGCGCTGTGGGCGAAAGCGCACGATGCGCGACTTCATACGGTGGATATTGACGGCGGCGCGATCGCCACCGCTAAGACCACGCTCGATAGCCTGCATCTCACTGATTGTGTCAAGCTGCATACCTCTGACTCGGTCGCGTTTCTCGAAGCGTTCGATGAGCCGGTCGATTTTCTGTATCTCGACAGCTACGACTACCACCGGCATGACACGTCGATTCAGCAGGCGAGCCAAGAGCACCACCTCAAAGAATTCAAAGCGATTGAATCCCGTCTTCACGACGGGTCCTTTGTGCTCATTGACGACTGCGATCTACCCGCCGGCGGTAAGGGTAAGCTCGTGATCGACTACATGTTGGGACGCGGCTGGAAAATGCACTTGCTGAAGTATCAGGCGTTGCTCACGCGTTGA
- a CDS encoding carboxymuconolactone decarboxylase family protein, translating to MSKQSLDTLFDTGLTKRKATLGAEYVENNLAAADDFTRPFQEAMTAWCWGFGWGDDAIDEKTRSMMNLAMIGALGKMHEWEIHCRGALTNGVTPEQIRAIIHVVGIYAGVPAALECFRVARKVLEENGLL from the coding sequence ATGAGCAAGCAGTCATTGGACACCCTTTTTGACACCGGTCTCACGAAACGCAAAGCCACACTGGGTGCGGAGTATGTGGAAAACAACCTCGCCGCGGCCGACGACTTTACGCGACCCTTTCAGGAAGCCATGACCGCTTGGTGTTGGGGATTCGGATGGGGCGATGACGCCATCGATGAGAAGACCCGATCCATGATGAATCTCGCCATGATCGGCGCGCTAGGCAAAATGCACGAGTGGGAAATTCACTGTCGCGGCGCGCTGACCAATGGCGTCACGCCCGAACAGATTCGCGCGATCATCCACGTGGTGGGTATCTATGCGGGTGTACCTGCCGCACTGGAGTGCTTTCGCGTGGCACGCAAAGTGCTCGAGGAAAACGGCTTGCTTTGA
- a CDS encoding S9 family peptidase yields the protein MKTITNETTYLYAPLILALSLLMTVPSWGEGPSSPAELPLKAFAQLPLMQDVELSPDGTHIAFMYPIDGRNHIVIQPVFNADQRKVIPPPGELEFDWLRWANDERLVFVANYFDRRSNVETVETRLASIKRDGTDVKWIIKPAAPKSTAGSRLSRTAESVAPQLQDDVIDWLPSDPDHILVALDEDFDARWEVRKVNVNNGDYKIVRGGFEGVQNWKSDADHVVRLGWGYDQSEFKVIYLNQDGDWKSAVRTDWWDRGWRPGAFTDDPEVVIASGYDQGRAIYSKINISSGDVLEPVFSHDQYDADYLLSEGYTGGIVGVRYTSHFPQTKYFDAELDKLQRSAEKAFAGMNVQQVSHSADRKQLLIKVSSDNDPGVMYMWDRENKSMDVLSEMMPGLLPELLSSVKPISYAARDGYDIPGYLTLPKGKGDKNLPTVIMPHGGPSARDDQSFWFLSQFLASRGYAVLQPNFRGSTGYGAAHENAGAKQWGGLMQDDVTDAAKWIVSSGIADPERICIVGWSYGGYSAAMGAVKTPDLFRCAASINGVLDIPRQVNDGRKYVGGKAWSEAISLEGASLKDISPLHQAEKITIPMLIIQAKDDARVHKEQGSSMAKRLDKLGKTHTYITVDHGGHSMNNEPARAIILESVERFLDSNIGT from the coding sequence ATGAAGACAATAACGAATGAAACGACATATCTTTACGCGCCACTCATACTGGCGCTGAGTCTGTTAATGACGGTGCCTTCTTGGGGGGAAGGGCCGTCGTCACCCGCTGAGCTACCGCTCAAAGCCTTTGCTCAGCTTCCGCTGATGCAAGATGTTGAGCTCTCGCCGGATGGTACGCACATCGCGTTTATGTATCCCATCGACGGACGCAATCACATCGTGATTCAGCCCGTGTTCAATGCGGATCAGCGAAAAGTCATTCCGCCGCCCGGTGAGCTCGAGTTTGATTGGTTGCGCTGGGCGAACGATGAGCGATTGGTGTTCGTGGCCAATTATTTTGATCGTCGTTCAAACGTCGAGACGGTTGAAACACGACTGGCGTCGATCAAGCGCGATGGCACGGATGTGAAATGGATCATCAAACCCGCGGCACCGAAGTCCACAGCCGGGTCTCGGTTATCGCGAACCGCCGAGAGCGTGGCACCACAGCTGCAAGACGACGTGATCGACTGGTTGCCGAGTGATCCCGACCATATTTTGGTGGCGCTGGATGAGGATTTTGATGCGCGCTGGGAAGTGCGCAAAGTCAATGTCAATAACGGCGATTACAAAATTGTGCGTGGTGGCTTCGAGGGCGTTCAGAACTGGAAATCCGACGCTGACCACGTCGTGCGTTTAGGTTGGGGTTATGACCAGTCCGAATTCAAAGTGATTTACTTGAATCAAGATGGCGACTGGAAAAGTGCGGTGCGCACCGATTGGTGGGACCGAGGATGGCGTCCCGGCGCGTTTACCGACGATCCCGAGGTGGTTATCGCCAGTGGCTACGACCAGGGTCGTGCCATTTACTCTAAAATTAATATTTCCTCTGGAGACGTACTAGAACCGGTCTTTAGCCACGATCAATACGATGCCGACTATCTATTAAGCGAAGGCTATACCGGGGGTATTGTGGGCGTGCGCTACACGTCGCACTTTCCGCAAACAAAGTACTTTGACGCTGAACTCGATAAGCTGCAGCGTTCGGCTGAAAAAGCGTTTGCCGGCATGAATGTGCAGCAGGTCAGTCATTCGGCTGATCGAAAGCAACTGCTCATCAAAGTCTCAAGCGACAATGATCCGGGTGTGATGTACATGTGGGATCGTGAAAACAAGAGCATGGATGTGCTGTCGGAGATGATGCCCGGGCTGCTGCCAGAGCTCTTGAGTTCGGTTAAGCCGATAAGCTATGCCGCTCGCGATGGCTATGACATTCCTGGTTATTTGACGTTACCGAAAGGCAAGGGCGATAAAAATCTGCCTACTGTGATTATGCCGCACGGTGGGCCGAGTGCGCGAGATGATCAGAGTTTTTGGTTTCTCTCACAGTTTCTGGCCTCACGGGGTTATGCAGTGCTTCAGCCCAATTTTCGTGGTTCGACCGGATACGGAGCCGCGCACGAGAATGCCGGTGCGAAGCAGTGGGGCGGTCTTATGCAGGATGATGTCACCGATGCCGCGAAGTGGATTGTCAGTAGCGGGATTGCCGATCCCGAACGTATATGCATCGTGGGCTGGTCGTATGGTGGGTATTCCGCCGCAATGGGCGCGGTGAAAACACCGGACCTATTTCGCTGTGCCGCGAGCATAAACGGCGTGTTGGATATTCCGCGTCAGGTGAACGACGGTCGCAAATACGTCGGTGGTAAAGCCTGGTCGGAAGCGATATCGCTGGAGGGGGCGAGCCTTAAGGATATTTCGCCTTTACATCAGGCTGAGAAAATCACCATACCCATGCTGATTATCCAGGCCAAAGATGACGCGCGCGTGCATAAAGAGCAAGGTTCGAGTATGGCCAAGCGTCTCGATAAGCTGGGTAAAACCCATACGTACATTACCGTCGATCACGGCGGGCACAGCATGAACAACGAGCCCGCGCGAGCCATTATTTTGGAGTCGGTAGAACGATTCCTCGATAGCAATATCGGCACCTGA
- a CDS encoding aromatic ring-hydroxylating dioxygenase subunit alpha, with the protein MNHSPTEPRKALAARYYTDPDVYALEKNTVLASTWQFAAHESELTKPGDYVSFTVAGQALFCVRGKDNQINTFYNVCQHRAHELVNGNGNARLLVCPYHAWTYELSGELRAGPNINVTPGFDKSQICLTSVRTEIFLGFVFVNLDENARPMDEWFPGVRDELSAYVPHLDQLKLQQWVSVAEDCNWKVSIENYSECYHCERNHPTFSKGVVKPSTYDIQPQGHCLRHTTECQNLDSMTYPIDLDGHAKAGNYSSWFLWPMFSFQVYPGNVLNTYHWRDLGEARVDVIRGWYEGGHIDPDVARQLAIQDRDTTVAEDIRLVESVQRGLNSRGYRPGPLVLDPAGGVRSEHSIRALHDWYQQGLPADS; encoded by the coding sequence ATGAACCATTCGCCCACCGAACCACGCAAAGCACTGGCGGCCCGGTACTACACCGATCCGGATGTGTACGCGCTGGAAAAAAATACGGTGCTGGCCTCCACCTGGCAGTTTGCCGCACACGAGAGCGAATTAACCAAGCCGGGCGACTATGTGAGCTTTACGGTGGCCGGCCAAGCGCTGTTTTGCGTTCGCGGTAAAGATAACCAGATCAATACGTTCTACAACGTGTGCCAGCATCGCGCCCACGAGCTGGTCAACGGCAATGGCAACGCCCGTCTGCTTGTGTGCCCGTATCACGCCTGGACATACGAACTGAGCGGTGAACTTCGCGCCGGTCCCAACATTAACGTGACCCCGGGCTTTGACAAAAGCCAGATCTGTTTGACGTCTGTTCGCACCGAGATCTTTTTGGGCTTTGTGTTTGTGAATCTCGATGAGAATGCGCGCCCGATGGATGAGTGGTTTCCTGGTGTGCGGGACGAGCTCAGTGCGTATGTGCCGCATCTTGACCAACTCAAACTCCAGCAATGGGTCAGTGTCGCGGAAGACTGCAACTGGAAAGTGTCGATCGAAAACTACTCGGAGTGTTACCACTGCGAACGCAATCACCCGACCTTTTCCAAGGGGGTGGTCAAGCCATCAACCTACGACATCCAGCCGCAAGGTCATTGCCTGCGCCACACGACCGAATGCCAAAACCTCGACAGCATGACCTACCCGATCGATCTGGACGGCCACGCAAAAGCCGGCAACTACTCTTCATGGTTCTTATGGCCCATGTTTTCGTTTCAGGTGTACCCCGGAAACGTGCTCAACACCTACCACTGGCGCGACCTGGGCGAAGCCCGCGTTGACGTGATTCGCGGATGGTATGAAGGTGGCCACATCGATCCCGACGTGGCTCGACAATTGGCCATTCAGGACCGCGACACGACCGTGGCCGAAGACATACGTCTTGTTGAATCCGTGCAGCGCGGCCTCAATAGCCGCGGCTATCGGCCGGGGCCGCTCGTGCTCGATCCCGCCGGCGGCGTGCGCTCTGAACATTCCATTCGCGCGTTGCATGATTGGTATCAACAAGGGCTGCCGGCCGACAGCTAG